Proteins from a single region of Budorcas taxicolor isolate Tak-1 chromosome 11, Takin1.1, whole genome shotgun sequence:
- the LOC128056653 gene encoding lithostathine, producing the protein MLPSLGLPRLSCMLLCCLMLLSQVQGENSQKELPSPRISCPSGSMAYRSNCYALFKTPKTWMDADIACQKRHSGHLVSVLSGAEESFVASLIRNNLNTQSDIWIGLHDPTEGSEPNAGGWEWSSNDVLNYVAWETDPAAISSPGYCGSLSRSSGYLKWRDHNCYLNLPYVCKFTD; encoded by the exons ATGCTGCCTTCCCTGGGCCTCCCCAGACTGTCCTGCATGCTGCTGTGCTGCCTGATGCTCCTGTCTCAGGTCCAAG GGGAAAATTCCCAAAAGGAACTGCCCTCTCCACGGATCAGCTGTCCCTCAGGTTCCATGGCCTATAGGTCTAACTGCTATGCCTTGTTTAAAACACCCAAAACCTGGATGGATGCAGAT ATTGCCTGCCAGAAGAGGCACTCAGGACATCTTGTGTCTGTGCTCAGTGGGGCTGAGGAATCCTTCGTGGCCTCATTGATTAGGAACAACTTGAATACCCAATCAGACATCTGGATTGGGCTCCATGACCCCACAGAG GGCTCTGAGCCCAATGCTGGTGGATGGGAATGGAGTAGCAATGATGTGCTCAATTATGTTGCCTGGGAGACAGATCCTGCTGCCATCTCAAGCCCTGGCTACTGTGGGAGTCTCTCAAGAAGCTCAG GATATCTCAAGTGGAGAGATCATAACTGCTATTTGAACTTACCCTATGTCTGCAAGTTCACAGACTAG